A single genomic interval of Pseudomonas sp. FeN3W harbors:
- a CDS encoding NAD(P)-dependent oxidoreductase: MSDLPTLAFAGIGLMGLPMCRRLLAAGYRLAVWNRSPEKCQPLVELGAKAVATPAELCAEADIVLLCLADTAAVREVLFGKGGIAEGGKAGKLLVDHSSLEPTATRDMAAELEFRNGMRWVDAPVSGGTPGAEAGSLVIMAGGRAEDVERVRPVLMNLGQRLTHMGGVGAGQVTKVCNQMIVACNALVIAEVVALAERAGVDASLLAPALAGGFADSKPLQILAPQMAASEFEPVKWHVRTLLKDLDTAVKLSREQGAATPLSGLAAQLMRLHGSQGNLERDPATLVQMYREGDQ, from the coding sequence ATGTCCGACCTGCCAACCCTCGCTTTTGCCGGTATCGGCCTGATGGGCCTGCCGATGTGCCGACGCCTGCTGGCGGCGGGGTATCGCCTGGCGGTGTGGAATCGCTCGCCCGAGAAGTGCCAGCCGCTGGTCGAGCTGGGAGCCAAGGCGGTGGCAACGCCCGCCGAGCTCTGTGCCGAGGCGGACATCGTGCTGCTCTGCCTTGCCGATACCGCCGCCGTGCGCGAGGTGCTGTTCGGCAAAGGTGGCATCGCCGAGGGCGGCAAGGCCGGCAAGCTGCTGGTCGATCATTCCAGTCTGGAGCCGACAGCAACCCGCGACATGGCCGCCGAGCTGGAATTTCGCAATGGCATGCGCTGGGTCGATGCCCCGGTGTCCGGCGGCACGCCGGGCGCGGAAGCCGGCAGCCTGGTGATCATGGCCGGCGGCCGCGCCGAGGATGTCGAGCGGGTACGGCCGGTGCTGATGAACCTGGGCCAACGCCTGACCCATATGGGTGGGGTCGGCGCCGGCCAGGTGACCAAGGTCTGCAACCAGATGATCGTCGCCTGCAATGCGCTGGTGATCGCCGAGGTGGTGGCCCTGGCCGAACGTGCCGGGGTCGACGCCAGCCTGCTGGCACCGGCGCTGGCCGGCGGCTTCGCCGATTCCAAGCCACTGCAGATCCTCGCCCCGCAGATGGCAGCGAGCGAGTTCGAACCGGTGAAGTGGCATGTGCGCACGCTACTCAAGGATCTGGATACGGCAGTGAAGCTGTCTCGCGAGCAGGGGGCGGCGACGCCCTTGAGCGGCCTGGCCGCGCAGCTGATGCGCCTGCACGGCAGCCAGGGCAATCTGGAGCGTGACCCCGCCACGCTGGTGCAGATGTACCGGGAGGGCGACCAATGA
- a CDS encoding TIM barrel protein, with the protein MKIAANLSLLFTELPLTERILAARTAGFDGVEIQFPYEVPAIRLKEQLERAGMPLVLINLPAGDLLQGGPGLAAVPDRQEAFDAALQETLTYALMVRPASVNVLPGRLAEGVDREQALETLEHNLWKTADAFDMLGIRVLCEAINPLDMPGFLINSAADLEALLERVDHPNCLAQLDFYHMARQQLDVPGCVTQLGERIGHVQFADCPGRGAPGTGELDFGAALQALQASGYQGWLSAEYKPGEQGTAASLGWLAEWRGR; encoded by the coding sequence ATGAAGATCGCCGCCAACCTATCGCTGCTGTTCACCGAACTGCCGCTCACCGAGCGCATCCTGGCCGCCCGCACCGCCGGTTTCGATGGCGTGGAGATCCAGTTTCCTTACGAAGTGCCGGCCATTCGCCTGAAGGAGCAGCTCGAGCGCGCCGGCATGCCGCTGGTGCTGATCAATCTGCCCGCCGGCGATCTGCTGCAGGGCGGACCAGGCCTGGCGGCGGTGCCGGACCGGCAAGAGGCCTTCGATGCGGCCCTGCAGGAGACGCTGACCTATGCGCTGATGGTGCGCCCGGCCAGTGTCAATGTGCTGCCGGGCCGCCTCGCCGAAGGCGTCGACCGTGAGCAGGCGTTGGAGACGCTCGAGCACAACCTGTGGAAGACCGCCGACGCCTTCGACATGCTCGGCATCCGCGTGCTCTGCGAAGCGATCAATCCGCTCGACATGCCGGGCTTTCTAATCAACAGCGCGGCGGATCTGGAAGCGCTGCTTGAGCGGGTCGATCACCCCAATTGCCTGGCGCAACTGGATTTCTACCATATGGCACGCCAGCAGCTGGACGTGCCCGGCTGCGTCACCCAATTGGGCGAGCGCATCGGTCATGTGCAGTTCGCCGACTGCCCGGGCCGTGGCGCGCCTGGCACTGGTGAGCTGGACTTCGGCGCAGCGCTGCAGGCCTTGCAGGCCAGCGGCTACCAAGGCTGGCTGAGCGCCGAATACAAACCGGGGGAGCAGGGCACCGCAGCCAGCCTGGGCTGGCTGGCCGAGTGGCGCGGGCGCTGA
- a CDS encoding MFS transporter: MQPSTQASNAWRVLFLLFLANLFNFFDRTIPAIIAEPIRLEWSLNDFQLGLIGTAFTIVYAIAGLPLGRMADLGSRRKIMGWGLTAWSGLTAVNGLAWNFWSFLLVRMGIGIGEASYAPAANSLIGDLFPAHKRSRAMGIFMLGLPLGLLLAFFTIGSMVEAFGSWRAPFFIAAVPGLVLALFIFLIKEPKRGAAETVKVSQERVQQPIRKVLSIRTFWWLVLAGLAFNFATYACNAFMVPLLMRYHGVSLVQASVATGVIVGLTGLFGLTLGGWVADRIHQRFARGRLIFAAVSMLIATVATGYALLAGRIEVGVFVAVFSIGWLFSYNFYTCVYTAIQDVVEPRLRATAMALFFAGLYLLGGGMGTVVVGLLSDHFAEGAMLAAGASEMTEAFRAEGLHGAMYLIPATLLLTMLFLFQASRTFCADAKRMTAGMTADASGAEAVPA, translated from the coding sequence ATGCAGCCTTCCACCCAAGCATCCAACGCCTGGCGCGTGCTGTTTCTGCTGTTCCTGGCAAACCTGTTCAACTTCTTCGATCGCACCATTCCGGCGATCATCGCCGAGCCGATCCGCCTGGAATGGAGCCTCAACGATTTCCAGCTCGGTCTGATCGGTACCGCCTTCACCATCGTCTACGCCATTGCCGGGCTGCCCCTGGGGCGCATGGCGGACCTCGGTTCGCGGCGCAAGATCATGGGCTGGGGGCTCACCGCCTGGAGCGGCCTGACCGCGGTCAACGGGCTGGCCTGGAACTTCTGGAGCTTCCTGCTGGTGCGCATGGGCATCGGCATCGGCGAAGCCAGTTACGCACCGGCCGCCAACTCGCTGATCGGCGATCTGTTTCCGGCGCACAAGCGCTCACGGGCCATGGGCATCTTCATGCTCGGCCTGCCGCTGGGCCTGCTGCTGGCGTTCTTCACCATCGGTTCCATGGTCGAGGCGTTCGGCAGCTGGCGCGCGCCCTTCTTCATCGCCGCCGTGCCGGGCCTGGTACTGGCGTTGTTCATCTTTCTGATCAAGGAGCCCAAGCGCGGCGCCGCCGAGACCGTCAAGGTTTCCCAAGAGCGGGTGCAGCAGCCGATCCGCAAGGTGCTGTCGATTCGCACGTTCTGGTGGCTGGTGCTGGCCGGGCTGGCGTTCAACTTCGCCACCTATGCCTGCAACGCCTTCATGGTGCCGCTGCTGATGCGTTATCACGGTGTCTCGCTGGTACAGGCGTCGGTCGCCACCGGTGTGATCGTCGGCTTGACCGGTCTGTTCGGGCTGACCCTGGGCGGCTGGGTCGCTGACCGTATCCACCAGCGCTTCGCCCGTGGGCGCCTGATTTTCGCCGCGGTGAGCATGCTGATCGCCACCGTCGCGACCGGCTATGCGCTGCTGGCCGGGCGCATCGAAGTCGGTGTGTTCGTCGCGGTGTTCAGCATTGGTTGGCTGTTCTCCTACAACTTCTATACCTGCGTCTACACGGCCATTCAGGACGTGGTCGAACCGCGTCTGCGGGCCACGGCCATGGCGCTGTTCTTCGCCGGGCTATACCTGCTCGGTGGTGGCATGGGCACCGTGGTGGTGGGGCTGCTTTCGGACCACTTCGCCGAAGGAGCGATGCTTGCGGCGGGCGCCAGCGAGATGACCGAGGCCTTCCGCGCCGAGGGTCTGCACGGGGCGATGTACCTGATACCTGCGACGCTGCTGCTGACCATGCTGTTCCTGTTCCAGGCATCGCGGACCTTTTGCGCCGATGCCAAGCGCATGACTGCCGGGATGACGGCCGATGCGTCCGGCGCGGAGGCGGTGCCTGCCTGA